The sequence ATGTCGGTCACCGAACGCACCCGCGAGATCGGCGTCCTGCGCGCGGTCGGCATGGACCGGGCCGCCGTCCGCCGGACGATCCGGCTGGAGGCGGTGACGGTGGCGCTCTTCGGCACCGTGCTGGGCCTGGCGGCCGGACTGTTCGGTGCCTGGGGGGTCGGCGCCCTGGCGGGCGGGGCCGTCCCGCAGTACCGGCTGGAGCTGCCCTGGCCGACGCTGCTGCTGATCTGCCTGGCGTCGCCGGTGGTCGGCGCGCTCGCCGCCGCCGTCCCGGCCCGCCGGGCCGCCGGTCTGGGGCCGCTGGAGGCCGTCGCCGAGCGGTGACGGGCGGCCCTGGCGGGGTCGGCTCCCGGCCGGCGGTCCGGTCGGGGTCGGCCTCCGGCTCGCGGTCGGGGTCCCGCCCGGCTCGCGGCCGGCTCCCGGCGGTGACGGACCGTCGGCCGGTGGTGACGGGCCGTCGGCGCACCGGGTGCCGACGGCCTCCCGGGGCGGCCGGAGGCCGTTCCCGGCCTGGTCGGAGGCGTCATAGGGGTTCGACAGGGGTTGGCTAGGGGGCCGGTGGGCCGGGGGCCACGGAACGCTGAGGTCCGTCACCCGAGCCGCCGGCCCTCAGGAGTGGAACCACCATGGCGCCCCTGGAACCCCTCGACCCGTCCGTCCCGCAGTCCGGCCCGCCGGAGGCGGTGGCCGTCGTCGGCGCCGCCTGCCGCCTGCCCGGCGCGGCGGACCCCGAGGCGTTCTGGCGGCTGCTCGACACCGGCACCAGCAGTGTCGGCACCGTCCCGCCGGGCCGGTTCGCCGACGCGACCCGTCCGCGGCTGGCCGCCGGCTGGCTCGACCGGGTCGACCTCTTCGACGCCGAGTTCTTCGGCCTCGCGGCCGGGGAGGCCGCCGCCGCCGACCCGCAGCAGCGGCTCGTGCTGGAACTCGCCTGGGAGGCCCTGGAGGACGCGGGCATCCTTCCCGCCGCCCTGGCCGGGCGGCGGGCCGGCGTCTTCGTCGGCGCCATCGCCGGTGACTGGAGCACCCTCACCACCGGGGCCGACGCGATCACCCGGCACAGCCTCACCGGCGTCAACCGGGGCCTGATCGCCAACCGCGTCTCCCACGCCCTCGACCTGCGCGGCCCCAGCCTCACCGTCGACTCCGCGCAGTCCTCCTCGCTGGTCGCCGTCCACCTCGCGCTGGAGAGCCTGCGCACCGGCGAGTCGGACGTCGCCCTGGTCGCCGGCGTCAACCTCAACCTCGCCCCCGGGTCCACCCTCACCGTCGAGCGGTTCGGCGCCCTGTCGCCCGAGGGCCGCTGCGCCACCTTCGACGCCGGGGCCGACGGCTACGCGCGCGGTGAGGGCGCGGTGCTGCTGGTGCTGAAGCCGCTCGCCCGCGCCGTCGCCGACGGCGACCCGGTGCACGCCGTGCTGCTCGGCAGCGCGGTCAACAGCGACGGCGGGACCGACGGACTCACCGTGCCGAGCGCCGAGGCCCAGGCCGCGGTGATCCGCGCCGCCGCCCGGCGTGCGGACGTCGCCCCCGGCCTGGTCCAGTACGTCGAACTGCACGGGACCGGCACCCGGGTCGGCGACCCGGTCGAGGCCGCCGGCCTCGGTGCCGCGCTGGGCGCGGGCCGCCCGGCGGACCGGCCGCTGCTGGTCGGCTCCGCGAAGACCAATGTGGGCCACCTGGAGGGCGCGGCGGGCCTGGTCGGCCTGCTGAAGACGGTCCTGGCGGTGCGCCACCGCCGGCTGCCCGCCAGCCTCAACTTCCGTACGCCCAACCCGGACATCGACTTCGACCGGCTCGGCCTGGCCGTCCGTACCGGGTCCGGTCCGTGGCCGGACCCGCAGGGCCGGCTGATCGCCGGGGTCAGCTCCTTCGGCGTGGGCGGCACCAACGCCCACGTCCTGGTCGCCGACGCCCCGGAGACAGCTCCGGAGGCGGCTCCGGAGGCGGCCCCGGGCGCGGCCGGGGGAGGCACCCCGGCGGAGCCGACGCCGTGGCCGGCGCTCTGGCCGCTGTCCGCGCGGACCCCGGCCGGGCTGCGCGAACAGGCCCTCCGCCTCGGGGAGTTCGCGGCCGGGCGGGAGGATCTGGCGCCGGCGGACCTCGGGCGGGCGCTGGCCACCACCCGGACCGCCTTCGAGTACCGGGCCGCCGTCACCGGCACCGACCGGTCCGAGCTGCTCGCCGGTCTGGACGCCCTCGCCGGGGGCGGCCAGCTGCCGGGTCTGGTGCAGGGCCGGGCGGTGCTGCCGTCGCCGCTGTCGGCGTCGGGCGGCACCGTGCTGGTCTTCCCCGGCCAGGGGGCCCAGTGGGACGCCATGGCGCGCGAACTGCTCGACACCGCACCGGTGTTCGCGGCGAAGATCGAGGACTGCGAGCGGGCCCTCGCCCCGCACGTGGACTGGTCGCTCGACGCGGTGCTGCGCGGCCGGGCGGGAGCGCCCGGCCTGGACCGGGTCGACGTCGTCCAGCCCGCCCTGTTCGCCGTGATGGTGGCCCTGGCCGCGCTCTGGGAGGCGGCGGGGGTGCGGCCCGATGCCGTGATCGGCCATTCCCAGGGCGAGATCGCCGCCGCGCAGGTGGCCGGCGCGCTCTCGCTGGAGGACGCGGCCGCCGTGGTCGCCCTTCGGTCGCGGGCGATCGCCGGGCTCGGCCTGACCGGCCGGGGCGCGATGGCCGCCGTCCCGCTGCCCGTCGCCGAGGTCGAGGCCGCGATCGCCGCCGTGCCGGACCCGGCCCTGATCGGTGTAGCCGCCGTCAACGGCCCCACCTCGACGGTGGTTTCGGGCGAGCGGGAGGCCGTCGAGGCGCTGGTCGAGCGCTACCGGGCGGAGGGCGTGCGGGCCAAGCTCGTCCCCGTCGACTACGCCTCGCACTCCGCACAGATGGAGCCGCTGCGCGAGTCCCTGCCCGCACTGCTGGCCGGGATCCGCCCGCGCACCGGTGATGTCGCGTTCTACTCGACGCTCACCGGCGGCCGCCTCGACACCGCAGGGCTGGACGGCGGGTACTGGTTCCGCAACCTGCGCGGCACCGTCCGGCTGGACCGGGCCGTGCGGGCCGCCCTGGCCGACGGCCACCGGGCCTTCGTCGAGAGCAGCCCCCACCCCGTACTCACCCTCGGCCTGGGCGAGTTGACGGACGGCGCGGCCGCGGTCACCGGAACGCTGCGCCGCGACCACGGCGGCCTGGACCAGTTCGGCGGCTCCGTCGCCGAGCTGTTCGTGCGCGGCGGCGCGGTCGACTGGCACGCCTGGTCCGGGCCGGGGCAGCGGCTCACCGGGCTGCCGACGTACGCGTTCCAGCGGCGCCGGCTCTGGCTGCCGGACGGCGGGCCGGTCGCGGTGGCGACCGGGCCGGGCCGTCCGGTGACCGAGGAGCCGGTGGCCGTCCCGGAGGCTCCCGCCCCGGACGGGGCGCCCACCGTGGACGAGGCGCCCGCCCTGGACGAGGCCGCCGCCCTGGCCGCCGTCCGCGCGGGCGCGGCGATCGTGCTGGGCGAGCCCGGCGGGGCGGAGGCCGTGGACCCGGACCGCACCTTCAAGGACCTCGGCTTCGACTCCGTCGCCTCGGTCGAGTTCCGCGACCGCCTCGCGGGCTCGGTCGGCCGCGCCCTGCCGACCAGCCTGGTGTACGACCGGCCGACTCCGCGCGCGGTCGCGGCGTTCCTCGCCGCCCGGCCGGACGCCGCCCGGCCGGAGGCCACCGGTGCGGGAGCCCGAGGTGCGGGTGCGGGATCCGGTCCTGCCGCTCACGGAACGGCCGCCGCACGGGAGGCGGACGACCCGGTCGCCGTGGTCGCCCTCAGCGGTCGCTGGCCGGGCGGCGCCGACACCCCCGAGCAGTTGTGGGAGCTGCTGCGCGACGGCCGGGACGCCATCGGCCCGTTCCCGGAGAACCGGGGCTGGGACCTCGACGCCCTGTTCGACCCGGACGGCGAGCGGCCCGGCACCTCCTACACCCGCCAGGGCGGATTCCTCCACGACGCCGACGAGTTCGACGGCGCCTTCTTCGGCATCCCGCCGCGCGAGGCGGCCGCGACCGACCCCCAGCAGCGGCTGCTGCTGGAGTCCGCCTGGGAGCTGACCGAACGGGCCGGCATCGTCCCGGCGGCCCTGCGCGGCACCCGCACCGGCGTGTTCGTCGGCGTGATGCCGCAGGACTACGGCCCGCGCCTGCACGAGACGCCGCCCGGGTACGAGGGGCACGCCCTCACCGGCACCCTGACCTCCGTCGCCTCCGGTCGGCTCGCTTACGCGCTCGGGCTGGAGGGGCCGGCGATCACCGTCGACACCGCCTGCTCGTCCTCGCTGGTCGCGATCCACCTGGCCGCGCAGGCGCTGCGCGCGGGGGAGTGCGACCTCGCCCTCGCGGGCGGTGCCACGGTGATGTCCTCGCCCGGCATGTTCACCGAGTTCAGCCGTCAGCGCGGCCTGGCCCCGGACGGCCGCTGCAAGCCGTTCGCGGCCGCCGCCGACGGCACCGCCTGGGCCGAGGGCGTCGGGCTGGTGCTGCTGGAGCGGCTCTCCGCGGCCCGCCGCAACGGGCACCGGGTGCTGGCGCTGCTGCGGGGCAGTGCCGTGAACCAGGACGGCGCCTCCAACGGGCTGACCGCCCCCAACGGCCCGGCCCAGGAGCGGGTGATCCGCCAGGCGCTCGACGCCGCCGGTCTCACCCCGGCCGAGGTGGACGCGGTGGAGGCGCACGGCACCGGTACCGCGCTCGGCGACCCGATCGAGGCCCGCGCGCTGCTCGCCACCTACGGGCAGCGGGGCCCGGGCGGACAGCCGGTCCTGCTGGGCTCGTCGAAGTCCAACCTCGGGCACACCCAGGCCGCCGCCGGGGTCACCGGGGTGATCAAGCTGGTCCAGGCGCTGCGGCACGGCGAACTGCCGGGCACGCTGCACCTGGACGCGCCCTCGCCGCACGTCGACTGGTCGGCGGGCAGCGTGGAACTGCTCGACGGGACGCGCGCCTGGCCCGTCACGGGCCGGCCGCGCCGGGCGGCGGTGTCCTCGTTCGGGATCAGCGGCACCAACGCGCACCTGATCCTGGAGGCGGCACCGGAGGAGCCCGAGCTTTCCGAGGAGCACACGGCGCTGTCCGACGCCCCGCTGCTGCTGTCGGCCCGGACGCCCGCCGCCCTGCGGGCCCAGGCCGCCCGGCTGCTGGACGCGGTCGCGCCCGACGCCCCGGGTGTCGCCCGGGCCCTGGCCACCGGACGCACCCACTTCGCGCACCGGGCCGCCGTCCTGGCCGGCCCGGTCGAGGCCCGCACCGAGGCCCTGCGGGCACTCGCCGAGGGCGAGCAGGACGCGCCCGGCCTGCTCCGGGCCGAGGCCGCCCGCCCGTCCGGACCGGCCTTCCTCTACTCCGGCCAGGGCAGCCAGCGGCCGGGCGCCGGCCGCGAACTGTACGCCGGGGAGCCGGTGTTCCGGGCCGCCGTGGACGAGCTCGCGGAGCTGTTCGCCCCGCACCTGGCCACGCCGCTGACCGAGGTGCTGTTCGCCGAACCCGGCACCGCACCGGCCGCCCTGCTGGACACCACCGCCTACACCCAGCCCGCCCTGTTCACCCTGCACGTCGCCCTGCACCGGCTCGCCGTCCAGGCGTACGGCCTGCGTCCGGAGCGGCTGATCGGCCACTCCATCGGCGAGTTGAGCGCCGCGCACCTGGCCGGTGTGCTCACCCTGCCCGACGCGGTGGCGCTGGTGGCCGCGCGCGGCCGGCTGATGGAGGCGCTGCCCGCGCACGGCGCGATGGCCGCGATCGGGGCCACCGAGGCCGAGGTCGCGCCCGAACTTGCCGCGCTCGCCGACCGGGTGGCGATCGCCGCCGTCAACGGCCCGTCGTCCGTGGTCCTTTCCGGTGACGAGACCGAGGTCCGCCGACTGGCCGAGGACTGGCGGGCACGCGGACGGCGGGTGAAGCTGCTGACGGTCGGCCGGGCGTTCCACTCGCCGCACATGGACGCCGTGCTGGACGAGTTCCGCGCGGTCGCGGAGCGGCTCGACTACCAGGAGCCGCACACCCCCGTCGTCTCCAACCTGCACGGCGGCCTCGCCCGGGCCGGGGAGCTGACCGACCCCGGCTACTGGGTGCGGCACATCCGGGAGGCGGTCCGCTTCCACGACGGCGTGCGCACCCTGGACGGCCTCGGCACCACCGCCTACCTGGAACTCGGCCCCGGCCCCGTGCTGACCGCCCTCGCCGAGGAGGCGCTCGCCGACGCGGACACGGCCCTCCCCGCCCCGCCCGCGCGGGCGATCGCGGCGCTGCTGCGCGCCGACCGGCCGGAGCGGGCGACCGTCGCCGAGGCGCTGGCCCGGCTGCACGTGCACGGGGTGCCGGTCGACTGGGCCGCCGCCCTGCCGGCCGCCCCCGGGGCCGGCCGCCCCGAGCTGCCCACCTACCCCTTCGAACGCCGCCGGCACTGGCTGGACACTCCGGCCGGGCACACTGCCGACGGCCCCGGCGGTCTCGCCCCGACCGGCCACCCGCTGCTCACCGGCGTCACCGAACTCCCCGACGGCGAGGGCTGGTTGTTCACCGGCCGGCTCTCGCTGCGGACCCACCCGTGGCTGGCCGACCACTCCGTGGCCGGTGCCGTCCTGCTGCCGGGCACCGCCTTCCTTGAGCTGGCCGTGCAGGCCGCGCTGCGGTCCGGTGCCGCCCGGGTGGAGACGCTGGACCTGGCCGCGCCGCTGGCCCTGCCGGCCGCCGCGAGGGCGGGGGTGCGGCTCCAGGTGCTGCTGGGCGCCGCCGACGAGGAGGGACGCCGCCCGCTGCGGATCCGCTCCCAGCCCGAGGCCGGGGACTCCGGGGACGCCGACTGGACCACCCACGCGACCGGCGCGGTCGCCGTCGCCCCGGGGGAGCCCGCCGGGCCCGACGCCTCCGCCGGGCCCGACGCCTCCGCCGAGCCCGCTGCCGCCGTGCCGCTCGACCTCGCCGACGCCTACGACCGCCTCGCCGAGCGCGGCTACCACTACGGGCCCGCCTTCCGGGGCCTCACCGCCGCCGCCGTCGACGGCGAGCGGCGCTACGCCGAGGTCACCGCGCCGCCGGTGCTGCCCGCCGTCGGGGCCGAGGCCTACGCCCTCCACCCGGCCCTGCTGGACGCCGTGCTGCACGCCGTCGTGCTGGACGCCGACCGGACGGTGCTGCCGTTCTCCTGGCGGGACGTCACCGTGCACCGCACCGGTACCGGGACCGGCGCCCTGCGGGCCCGGATCACCCCGGCCGGGCCCGACACCGTCGCGCTGGAGCTGACCGACCCGGCCGGGCTGCCGGTCGCTACCGTCGGCGCACTGACCCTGCGTGCCCCGGCCGCCGCCGGCCCGGACTCGCTCCACCGGCTGGACTGGCACCCGCTGACGGCCGCCGACGCCCCGCCCGTCGACTGGGCCCTGCTGGCCGACCCGGCCTCAGCAGCCTCAGCCGCCGAGTCCGCCGAGTCCGCCGAGTCCGCCGAGTCCGCCGCGCCGGTCGACCCGGCCGACCCGGTCGAGGGACAGCCCGTGCTCGCCTCCCTCGCCGGGGCCGCCCCCGGGCAGAGCGTGCTGGCCCCCGTCCGCACCGCCGAACAGGCACTCGCCCTGCTGCACGGCTGGCTGGACGCCACGCACACCGGCATCCTCGCGCTGCTCACCGAGCACGCCGTCGCCACCCACCCCGGCGAGGACGTCCCCGAACCGGCGGCCGGCGCGGTCTGGGGCCTGGTCCGCACCGCCCAGGCCGAACACCCCGACCGCTTCGTCCTGCTGGACACCGACGGCACCCCCGCGAGTCGCGCCGCCCTTGGTGCGGCGCTCGCCGCCGCGCAGCGCACCGCTCCCGAGGGCGAGCCCCAACTCGCCCTCCGCGCGGGGGAGATCCTCGTCCCCAGGATCGGCCGCCCCCGCCCGGGCGACCGGCTCGACCCCGGCGCCGCCGACACCTGGCGGCTCGACACCGCCACCCCCGGCAGCCTGGACTCGCTCGCCCTGCTGCCCGCCCCCGAGGCCCGCCGGCCACTGGCCGCCGGGGAGGTCCGGATCGCCCTGCGCGCCGCCGGCCTCAACTTCCGGGACGTGCTGATCACCCTCGGCCTCTACCCGGGCGGCGCCCGGATCGGCGCCGAGGGAGCGGGTACCGTCCTGGAGACCGGCCCCGGCGTCACCGGACTGAGGCCCGGCGACCGGGTGATGGGCCTGGTGCAGGGCACCCTCGGCCCGGTCGCCGTCACCGACCACCGACTGCTCCTCCCCGTCCCCGAGGGCTGGAGCTGGGCCGAGGCCGCCACCGCCCCGGTCGCCTTCCTCACCGCCTACCACGGCCTCTACGACCTCGCCCGGCTGCGGTCCGGCGAGTCCGTGCTGATCCACGCCGCGACCGGCGGCGTCGGCCAGGCGGCCGTCCAACTCGCCCGGCACGGCGGCTCGGTGGTGCTCGCCACGGCCGGTCCCGGCAAGTGGGGCGTGCTCCGCGGGCTCGGCCTGGTCGGCGACCGGGTCGCCTCCAGCCGCACCCTCGACTTCGAACCGGCCTTCCGCACGGCCACCGGCGGCCGGGGCGTCGACGTCGTCCTCAACGCGCTGGCCCACGAGTTCACCGACGCCTCGCTGCGCCTGCTCGCCCCCGGCGGCCGGTTCGTCGAGATGGGCAAGACCGACCCGCGCGACCCTGCCGTCGTCGCCGCCGACCACGACGGCGCCGCCTACCTGGCCTTCGACCTGTTCGACGTCGACCCCGACCGGATCGCCGCGATCCTCGCCGAACTCGCCGGGCTCTTCGCCGAGGGCGCGCTGCGCCCGCTGCCGGTGCACGCCCAGGACGTCCGGCAGGCCCCGCAGGCGGTGCGCCGGCTGAGCCAGGCCCGGCACACGGGCAAGCTCGCGCTGACCCTGCCCGCCCCGCTCGACCCCGAGGGCACCGTGCTCGTCACCGGCGGTACCGGCGCCCTCGGCCGGCTCGTCGCCCGCCGCCTGGTCGACCGGCACGGCGTGCGGCACCTGCTGCTCGCGAGCCGGCGCGGGCCGTCGGCCCCGGGCGTGGCCGAACTGGTCGCCGAACTGGCGCAGTCGGGTGCCGAGGTGACCGTGCGGGCCGCCGACCTCGGCGACCGGGACGCCGTCGCGGAACTGCTCGCGGCCGTCCCCGCCGAGCGCCCGCTGACCGCCGTGGTGCACACCGCCGGAGTACTGGACGACGCCGTGCTCGGCTCGCTCACCGCCGAGCGGCTGCGCACCGTGGGCCGCCCCAAGGCCGACGGCGCCCGGCACCTGCACGAGCTGACCCGCTCCCAGGACCTCGCCGCGTTCGTCCTGTTCTCCTCCGCCGTGGGCCTGCTGGGCAATCCGGGCCAGGCCAACTACGGGGCCGCCAACGCCGAGCTGGACGCGCTGGCGCAGCACCGGACGGTGCGGGGGCTGCCCGCGGTCTCGCTCGCCTGGGGCCACTGGGCGCAGGCCGAGGGCGGTATGGCGGCCGGCCTCGGCGCCGCCGAGCGGGAGCGCCTGGGCGCCACCGGTCTGGCGCCGATGACCGACGAGCAGGCGCTCGCGCTGTTCGACGCCGCGCTCGGCTCCCCGACGGCCGCTCCGGGAACCCGGGGCGTCCCGGACGCCGCCCTGGTGGCGGCCCGGCTCGACCCGGCGGCCGTGCCCGCCGACCGGCTGGCACCGGTGCTGCGCGGACTCGCCCGGCACCGGCCCCGCCCGGCCGCCCGGGGCGGCGCCGACGGCCCGGCCGCGCTGCTGGCCCGACTGGCCGGGCAGCCGGCGGCCGAGCAGGAACGGCAGCTGCTGGCGCTGGTCCGCACCACCGCGGCGGCCGTGCTCGGCCACCCGGACGCGACTGCGATCCGGCCGGAACTCGGCTTCATGGACAGTGAGTTCGACTCCCTCGGAGTGATCGAGCTGCGGAACCGGATCAACACCGCGACCGGTCTGCGACTGCCCACCACCGCCCTCTTCGACCATCCCACCCCGGCCGCCCTCGCCGCCCATCTGCGCGAGCGGCTCGCCCCGGCACCGGCCGAAGCGTCAGCAGCGCCGGCCGGCCCCGCCGACGCGGTCGAACCCGTGGACGCGGCCGTCGAGTTCGACCGGCTGGAGCGCGCCCTGACCGCCCTCGCCGCCGACCCGGCCGCCCGCGCCGGGGCCGTCGACCGGCTCACCGCGCTGCTCGCCGGCCTGACCGGCCCGCCCCCTGGTGAAGGCGACGGCGACCTCGCCACCCGCATCACCGATGTCAGTGACGACGACATCTTCGACTTCATCGACAACGAGCTCGGCATTTCCTGAGAGAGGCACCGCAGAGATGAGCACCAACGAGCAGAAGCTGCGCGACTACCTCAACAAGGTTGCCGCCGAGCTGCACCAGACCCGCCGCCGCCTGCGCGACGCGGAGGCCCGCGCCGCCGTCAGCGACACCGCCGCCGACGGCGCGACCGGCCCCGCCGCGGAGGAGCCGATCGCCATCGTCGGCATGGCCTGCCGCTTCCCCGGCGGCGCCGACACCCCCGACGCGCTGTGGCGGCTGGTCACCGAGGAGCGCGACGTCGTCGGCCCCTTCCCGACCGACCGCGGCTGGGACCTCGACCACCTCTACGACCCCGACCCCGACCGGGCCGGCCGCAGCTACGCCCGCGAGGGCGGATTCCTCTACGACGCGGGCGAGTTCGACGCCGACTTCTTCGGCATCTCGCCCCGCGA comes from Streptomyces sp. TLI_053 and encodes:
- a CDS encoding type I polyketide synthase, which produces MAPLEPLDPSVPQSGPPEAVAVVGAACRLPGAADPEAFWRLLDTGTSSVGTVPPGRFADATRPRLAAGWLDRVDLFDAEFFGLAAGEAAAADPQQRLVLELAWEALEDAGILPAALAGRRAGVFVGAIAGDWSTLTTGADAITRHSLTGVNRGLIANRVSHALDLRGPSLTVDSAQSSSLVAVHLALESLRTGESDVALVAGVNLNLAPGSTLTVERFGALSPEGRCATFDAGADGYARGEGAVLLVLKPLARAVADGDPVHAVLLGSAVNSDGGTDGLTVPSAEAQAAVIRAAARRADVAPGLVQYVELHGTGTRVGDPVEAAGLGAALGAGRPADRPLLVGSAKTNVGHLEGAAGLVGLLKTVLAVRHRRLPASLNFRTPNPDIDFDRLGLAVRTGSGPWPDPQGRLIAGVSSFGVGGTNAHVLVADAPETAPEAAPEAAPGAAGGGTPAEPTPWPALWPLSARTPAGLREQALRLGEFAAGREDLAPADLGRALATTRTAFEYRAAVTGTDRSELLAGLDALAGGGQLPGLVQGRAVLPSPLSASGGTVLVFPGQGAQWDAMARELLDTAPVFAAKIEDCERALAPHVDWSLDAVLRGRAGAPGLDRVDVVQPALFAVMVALAALWEAAGVRPDAVIGHSQGEIAAAQVAGALSLEDAAAVVALRSRAIAGLGLTGRGAMAAVPLPVAEVEAAIAAVPDPALIGVAAVNGPTSTVVSGEREAVEALVERYRAEGVRAKLVPVDYASHSAQMEPLRESLPALLAGIRPRTGDVAFYSTLTGGRLDTAGLDGGYWFRNLRGTVRLDRAVRAALADGHRAFVESSPHPVLTLGLGELTDGAAAVTGTLRRDHGGLDQFGGSVAELFVRGGAVDWHAWSGPGQRLTGLPTYAFQRRRLWLPDGGPVAVATGPGRPVTEEPVAVPEAPAPDGAPTVDEAPALDEAAALAAVRAGAAIVLGEPGGAEAVDPDRTFKDLGFDSVASVEFRDRLAGSVGRALPTSLVYDRPTPRAVAAFLAARPDAARPEATGAGARGAGAGSGPAAHGTAAAREADDPVAVVALSGRWPGGADTPEQLWELLRDGRDAIGPFPENRGWDLDALFDPDGERPGTSYTRQGGFLHDADEFDGAFFGIPPREAAATDPQQRLLLESAWELTERAGIVPAALRGTRTGVFVGVMPQDYGPRLHETPPGYEGHALTGTLTSVASGRLAYALGLEGPAITVDTACSSSLVAIHLAAQALRAGECDLALAGGATVMSSPGMFTEFSRQRGLAPDGRCKPFAAAADGTAWAEGVGLVLLERLSAARRNGHRVLALLRGSAVNQDGASNGLTAPNGPAQERVIRQALDAAGLTPAEVDAVEAHGTGTALGDPIEARALLATYGQRGPGGQPVLLGSSKSNLGHTQAAAGVTGVIKLVQALRHGELPGTLHLDAPSPHVDWSAGSVELLDGTRAWPVTGRPRRAAVSSFGISGTNAHLILEAAPEEPELSEEHTALSDAPLLLSARTPAALRAQAARLLDAVAPDAPGVARALATGRTHFAHRAAVLAGPVEARTEALRALAEGEQDAPGLLRAEAARPSGPAFLYSGQGSQRPGAGRELYAGEPVFRAAVDELAELFAPHLATPLTEVLFAEPGTAPAALLDTTAYTQPALFTLHVALHRLAVQAYGLRPERLIGHSIGELSAAHLAGVLTLPDAVALVAARGRLMEALPAHGAMAAIGATEAEVAPELAALADRVAIAAVNGPSSVVLSGDETEVRRLAEDWRARGRRVKLLTVGRAFHSPHMDAVLDEFRAVAERLDYQEPHTPVVSNLHGGLARAGELTDPGYWVRHIREAVRFHDGVRTLDGLGTTAYLELGPGPVLTALAEEALADADTALPAPPARAIAALLRADRPERATVAEALARLHVHGVPVDWAAALPAAPGAGRPELPTYPFERRRHWLDTPAGHTADGPGGLAPTGHPLLTGVTELPDGEGWLFTGRLSLRTHPWLADHSVAGAVLLPGTAFLELAVQAALRSGAARVETLDLAAPLALPAAARAGVRLQVLLGAADEEGRRPLRIRSQPEAGDSGDADWTTHATGAVAVAPGEPAGPDASAGPDASAEPAAAVPLDLADAYDRLAERGYHYGPAFRGLTAAAVDGERRYAEVTAPPVLPAVGAEAYALHPALLDAVLHAVVLDADRTVLPFSWRDVTVHRTGTGTGALRARITPAGPDTVALELTDPAGLPVATVGALTLRAPAAAGPDSLHRLDWHPLTAADAPPVDWALLADPASAASAAESAESAESAESAAPVDPADPVEGQPVLASLAGAAPGQSVLAPVRTAEQALALLHGWLDATHTGILALLTEHAVATHPGEDVPEPAAGAVWGLVRTAQAEHPDRFVLLDTDGTPASRAALGAALAAAQRTAPEGEPQLALRAGEILVPRIGRPRPGDRLDPGAADTWRLDTATPGSLDSLALLPAPEARRPLAAGEVRIALRAAGLNFRDVLITLGLYPGGARIGAEGAGTVLETGPGVTGLRPGDRVMGLVQGTLGPVAVTDHRLLLPVPEGWSWAEAATAPVAFLTAYHGLYDLARLRSGESVLIHAATGGVGQAAVQLARHGGSVVLATAGPGKWGVLRGLGLVGDRVASSRTLDFEPAFRTATGGRGVDVVLNALAHEFTDASLRLLAPGGRFVEMGKTDPRDPAVVAADHDGAAYLAFDLFDVDPDRIAAILAELAGLFAEGALRPLPVHAQDVRQAPQAVRRLSQARHTGKLALTLPAPLDPEGTVLVTGGTGALGRLVARRLVDRHGVRHLLLASRRGPSAPGVAELVAELAQSGAEVTVRAADLGDRDAVAELLAAVPAERPLTAVVHTAGVLDDAVLGSLTAERLRTVGRPKADGARHLHELTRSQDLAAFVLFSSAVGLLGNPGQANYGAANAELDALAQHRTVRGLPAVSLAWGHWAQAEGGMAAGLGAAERERLGATGLAPMTDEQALALFDAALGSPTAAPGTRGVPDAALVAARLDPAAVPADRLAPVLRGLARHRPRPAARGGADGPAALLARLAGQPAAEQERQLLALVRTTAAAVLGHPDATAIRPELGFMDSEFDSLGVIELRNRINTATGLRLPTTALFDHPTPAALAAHLRERLAPAPAEASAAPAGPADAVEPVDAAVEFDRLERALTALAADPAARAGAVDRLTALLAGLTGPPPGEGDGDLATRITDVSDDDIFDFIDNELGIS